The Brevibacillus choshinensis genome includes the window TGAGACTCCGTATGGTGTGGAGGCCGTCAAATACCTCACCAAACGAGGAATGTCCCAGCAGACGTTAACCGAGTATCAAATTGGGTTTGCCCCGGATTCGTGGGATTTCGTTACACAGTTTTTAAAGAAACGAAATTTTTCCCAGGATCTGATGGTGGAAGCAGGCTTACTAGCAAAAAGTGATGCCGGAAAAGTTTTTGACCGTTTTCGCGGTCGAGTCATGTTCCCCATCCACGATTCCCAAGGAAATGTCATCGGATTCGGCGGTCGGTTATTGGACAACACCCAACCCAAGTCGCAGCCCAAGTATTTGAATAGTCCGGAAAGCCTCCTGTTTAACAAAAGCGCCACCATCTTCAATCTTCATCGTGCTCGCCCCTATATTCGCAAGAGGAAGCAGGTACTGTTGTTTGAAGGATACGTCGATGTGGTGTCGGCATGGCAGGCAGGCTTTATGCAAGGTGTTGCCACGTTAGGAACGGCACTGACTGAGCAGCAAGCTCGAATCCTTCGGCGGAATGTGGATTCGGTCGTTCTCTGCTATGACGGAGATGCAGCCGGTCAGGAAGCAACAAGCAAGGCGATTCACGTTTTGCAACAAGCAGGATTGATTGTGCGGGTAGCGCCTTTACCACAGGGGACTGACCCGGATGATTACATTCGGCAGCATGGGGCCGAAGCGTTTTCCCAGCAGGTGTTGTTACAGGCAATGCCGATTACGGCTTTCCGTTTGAAACATTTGCGGAGCCAGTACGTAATAAAAGATGAGACAGATAAAACCCGCCTGATTGCGAAGGCGGTAGACATCATCAACGAACTGGACAGCCCGGTGGAACGCGACTTGTATCAGCGGCAATTGGCAGAAGAGTATTCCCTGACTCTGGGTGATTTAAAATGGGAGTCAAAGCGCGCTTATAATCAGCAAAAAAGTGAGCGCCAAAGGGATAAAGTGTCGCCAGCATGGAATAATAGTATAAATAATGGCAAAGTTACGCTCGCGAAAACACTGCCACCCGCTTATCACACGGCTGAGCGCATGTTGCTGTACTACATGATGAGGAATGCAGATATTGCCCTTCGAGTGCAGCAGGAATGCAATGCCCACTTTCAAGTGGACGTACATGATGCGTTAGCTGCCTACCTGTATGCATACTACGCAGAGGGAAACCCGGAAGACCCTGGAAAGTTTATACATTACGTGCAAGACGAATCGTTAAAGCAATTAGCCTCGGGATTGGCCATGATGGAGTGTAAGGAAGACGTATCTGATTTAGAGATCGGCGACTACATCAAACAAGTGAATAACTACCCGAAGCGTGCCGAGTTGGAACGATTGCGCGAAGAGCAGCGGAGCTTACACCTCCAAGCGGCCGCAGCGGACAGCGAGGATGCGCGCAAACAACTGGAAATTCAAGCAGCCATCACAGGGATGAAGATTCTTGAATTGGAAAATGCTTTAAAAGAAGGGTAGCATCAGATCATTCCCGGGGAAGGAGGGATAGTAGATGAACAAACAAAACATCACTTCAGACATGGAAGCAATGTCCATCGAACAAGTGAAGGAACAATTGGTCGAATTAGGCAAAAAACGCGGCGCGCTGTCGTACAAGGAAATTACCGATCGGCTCTCAGGTTTTGAGCAGGATTCCGATCAGATCGATGAGTTTTTTGAATACCTGGGTGATCAAGGCATTGAGATAAACAACAACGAAAACGAAGATGAAGACGACGAAGAAGTAGATCGAATGATCATCAAAGACGAGGACAACGAAGAATTCGATTTTGACGATCTCTCTGTTCCACCCGGAATCAAGATCAATGACCCTGTAAGGATGTACCTGAAGGAAATCGGTCGTGTGCCTCTGCTTTCCGCCGAAGAGGAGATTAAACTGGCCCAGCGTATTGAACAGGGCGATGAGGAAGCGAAGCGCCGTCTGGCTGAAGCCAACCTCCGTTTGGTGGTATCCATTGCCAAGCGTTATGTAGGACGCGGTATGCTGTTCCTCGATTTGATCCAAGAAGGAAATATGGGTTTGATCAAAGCGGTTGAAAAGTTCGACTACCGCAAAGGCTATAAGTTCAGTACGTACGCTACGTGGTGGATCCGTCAGGCGATTACCCGCGCGATTGCTGACCAAGCACGTACGATTCGGATCCCCGTGCATATGGTGGAAACCATCAATAAGCTGATACGGGTATCACGTCAGCTTCTGCAAGAGCTGGGTCGTGAACCGATGCCAGAAGAAATTGCAGAAAAAATGGATCTCACACCAGAAAAAGTTCGTGAAATCATGAAAATTGCTCAAGAACCGGTTTCGTTGGAGACTCCGATCGGGGAAGAAGACGATTCGCATCTGGGGGATTTTATCGAGGACCAAGACGCGCTGGAACCTTCCGATGCAGCCGCTTACGAGCTGTTGAAAGAACAATTGGAAGACGTACTGGATACGTTGACCGATAGGGAAGAAAACGTACTACGTCTGCGATTCGGTCTCGATGACGGACGCACACGTACCTTGGAAGAAGTAGGGAAAGTATTTGGCGTGACGCGTGAGCGGATTCGTCAGATCGAGGCTAAAGCTTTGCGCAAACTTCGTCATCCAAGTAGAAGCAAGCGCTTAAAAGATTTCTTGGAAT containing:
- the rpoD gene encoding RNA polymerase sigma factor RpoD, which encodes MNKQNITSDMEAMSIEQVKEQLVELGKKRGALSYKEITDRLSGFEQDSDQIDEFFEYLGDQGIEINNNENEDEDDEEVDRMIIKDEDNEEFDFDDLSVPPGIKINDPVRMYLKEIGRVPLLSAEEEIKLAQRIEQGDEEAKRRLAEANLRLVVSIAKRYVGRGMLFLDLIQEGNMGLIKAVEKFDYRKGYKFSTYATWWIRQAITRAIADQARTIRIPVHMVETINKLIRVSRQLLQELGREPMPEEIAEKMDLTPEKVREIMKIAQEPVSLETPIGEEDDSHLGDFIEDQDALEPSDAAAYELLKEQLEDVLDTLTDREENVLRLRFGLDDGRTRTLEEVGKVFGVTRERIRQIEAKALRKLRHPSRSKRLKDFLE
- the dnaG gene encoding DNA primase; this encodes MAGPTSDEFVNQVRAAVDIVDVVGEYVQLRKSGRAFLGLCPFHSEKSPSFNVNAERQFFHCFGCGAGGDIFSFLMKLEQLTFPEALHKLAERAGIAVQEPQHEEASPEKRARQAMQEAHQLVSKLYHYVLTETPYGVEAVKYLTKRGMSQQTLTEYQIGFAPDSWDFVTQFLKKRNFSQDLMVEAGLLAKSDAGKVFDRFRGRVMFPIHDSQGNVIGFGGRLLDNTQPKSQPKYLNSPESLLFNKSATIFNLHRARPYIRKRKQVLLFEGYVDVVSAWQAGFMQGVATLGTALTEQQARILRRNVDSVVLCYDGDAAGQEATSKAIHVLQQAGLIVRVAPLPQGTDPDDYIRQHGAEAFSQQVLLQAMPITAFRLKHLRSQYVIKDETDKTRLIAKAVDIINELDSPVERDLYQRQLAEEYSLTLGDLKWESKRAYNQQKSERQRDKVSPAWNNSINNGKVTLAKTLPPAYHTAERMLLYYMMRNADIALRVQQECNAHFQVDVHDALAAYLYAYYAEGNPEDPGKFIHYVQDESLKQLASGLAMMECKEDVSDLEIGDYIKQVNNYPKRAELERLREEQRSLHLQAAAADSEDARKQLEIQAAITGMKILELENALKEG